Proteins from a single region of Gossypium arboreum isolate Shixiya-1 chromosome 1, ASM2569848v2, whole genome shotgun sequence:
- the LOC108477599 gene encoding serine/threonine protein phosphatase 2A 57 kDa regulatory subunit B' beta isoform-like has translation MFKKIIKGGQRKHSKSDSTDASLYGSGPNSNAVAAPSRNSDVPMAPPPMATVEPLPLFRDVPVSDRQNLFMRKLQICCFQFDFSDTLKSAREKEIKRQTLLELVDIIQSGSGKIMERCQEDMIKMIGVNIFRCLPPASHENTGQEATDPEEDEGYLEPSWPHLQIVYELLLRYVVSSDTDTKVAKRFIDHSFVLKLLDLFDSEDHREREFLKTILHRIYGKFMVHRPFIRKAINNIFYRFIYETERHSGIGELLEILGSIINGFALPMKEEHKLFLVRALIPLHKPKPVGAYHQQLSYCIIQFVEKDYKLADTVIRGLLKYWPLTNCQKELLFLGELEEVLEATQSAEFQRCVVPLFRQIARCLNSPHFQVAERALFLWNNEHIVSLIAQNRQVILPIIFEALEKNIRSHWNQAIHGLTANVKKMFMEMDAELFDDCHRQFEEKEARAQEVEEQREMTWKKLVDAAAHRGEDNMVTV, from the exons ATGTTTAAGAAAATTATCAAAGGAGGACAGCGGAAGCATTCCAAATCTGATTCAACGGATGCATCTTTATACGGGTCGGGTCCAAACTCCAATGCCGTCGCCGCTCCATCCCGAAATTCCGACGTCCCTATGGCTCCACCACCAATGGCTACTGTGGAACCGTTGCCGTTATTCCGCGACGTCCCCGTTTCTGATAGGCAGAATTTGTTCATGAGAAAATTACAGATTTGTTGCTTTCAATTCGATTTCTCCGATACCTTGAAATCGGCCCGAGAAAAAGAAATCAAGCGGCAAACACTGCTGGAACTAGTCGATATCATTCAATCCGGTTCAGGCAAAATCATGGAGAGGTGTCAAGAAGATATGATTAAAATGATCGGAGTCAACATTTTCCGGTGCCTCCCTCCGGCGTCTCACGAGAACACGGGCCAAGAAGCGACGGATCCTGAAGAAGATGAAGGGTATTTGGAACCCTCATGGCCGCATTTACAGATTGTTTACGAGCTTCTTTTGAGATATGTCGTATCTTCGGATACGGACACTAAGGTTGCAAAGAGATTCATTGATCATTCGTTCGTTTTGAAGCTGCTTGATTTGTTTGATTCGGAGGATCACAGGGAAAGAGAGTTTTTAAAAACAATTCTCCATAGGATTTATGGTAAATTCATGGTTCATCGTCCGTTTATTAGGAAAGCCATAAATAATATTTTCTATAGGTTTATATACGAAACAGAGAGGCATAGCGGGATTGGGGAGCTTTTGGAGATTCTGGGAAGTATTATCAATGGCTTCGCTTTGCCCATGAAAGAGGAACATAAGTTGTTCCTTGTGAGAGCATTGATCCCTTTGCATAAGCCGAAACCTGTGGGAGCGTATCACCAGCAGTTGTCTTATTGTATTATTCAGTTTGTTGAGAAGGATTATAAGCTGGCTGACACGGTTATAAGAGGGTTGTTGAAGTATTGGCCTTTGACTAATTGTCAAAAGGAACTTCTCTTCCTTGGAGAACTTGAAGAAGTACTTGAAGCAACGCAGTCTGCTGAGTTCCAACGATGTGTGGTTCCTCTTTTCAGACAGATTGCTCGTTGTCTCAATAGCCCTCATTTTCAG GTTGCCGAAAGGGCCCTCTTCTTGTGGAATAATGAGCACATCGTGAGCTTAATTGCCCAAAATCGGCAGGTGATATTACCTATCATCTTCGAGGCATTGGAGAAGAACATCCGAAGTCATTGGAACCAAGCAATTCATGGGTTGACTGCGAATGTGAAAAAGATGTTCATGGAAATGGACGCTGAGTTATTTGATGATTGTCATAGACAATTTGAAGAGAAAGAGGCCAGAGCCCAAGAGGTGGAAGAGCAACGAGAAATGACATGGAAAAAACTGGTGGATGCAGCAGCGCATAGAGGGGAAGACAATATGGTTACAGTCTAG